Within the Metasolibacillus fluoroglycofenilyticus genome, the region AAAGTTTACTTTTACAAAACTTTAAGTTTACAAAAACAAAGATAATTATACAGCTTTCCTTCTAAATTACAAGTCATTTCAGAAGTTTTTATCACGATTCAGCAGAAAACTCCCACCTCTACAGGTGTCAAGATGAATGCTTATCTTGCTTTTTAGTTAGTGGGTGTTCAAACACCCGCTGAATCATGATAAAGCCTCTGGTGGATGTCACAGATTTTTAGCAAGCTCGAAAAATCTGAACGCAATTACGCCGAGGCGTAATTGATAAAGAATTTAAGGTAAATTTTTCGGGTATTTACATATTGTAAAGTAGGAGGAGATAATAATGAAATTGAAAGATGCACTACCAGAATTTCACGGAGCAACAGGATGGCTAAATCGTAAAATAAGAAAAAGTGATTTGAAAAATATTACAATCGTTCATTTTTGGTCAGTTAGCTGTGCTTTGTGCAAGGAACTCTTACCAAAGCTTTATGCAGTAGCAAAAAATTATGAGGTTGATTTAGTAGCGGTTCATATGCCGAGACAACCAGAAGATGAAGAACTTGCAACAGTAAGGGAAGCCGTGCGTCAATATGAGATGAAGGAAGCTATTTTTTTAGACCATAACAAGCATTTGGTAGATATTTATAATCCTCGTTTTATACCGACATACTATGTATTTGACGAGCAGCAACAATTACGCCATATTCAAACGGCAGGCAGCATGCGCTTAATCGAAAATAAAATACAGCATTTGATGCGCATGAAAAGGCAGTAAACACTAGAAAAAATAAAGCAATATACGTTACACTGATGACAGCAGAGTGGAGGAGACAATGATGAAAAAAGAATTTGTTGTAATTGGACTAGGGCGCTTTGGCGGAAGTATTGTAAGGGAATTAGTTTCGCTCGGCGCAAATGTTATGGCGATTGATTCGACGAGTGAGCGTGTTGATGAGTATGCTCAAATTGCTACACAGGCAGTTGTTGCTAATACAACTGATGAATCTGTTATTAAATCGCTTGGTTTATGGAATTTTGAGCATGTTATTGTGGCAATCGGTGAGGACATCCAAGCGAGTATTTTAACGACACTAATTTTAAAGGAGCATGGCGTTCCACAAATTACCGTAAAAGCCCAAAATGATTATCATGAAAAAGTATTAAGAAAAATTGGCGCAGACTTTGTCGTACATCCAGAGCGAGATATGGGTATACGTATCGCCAATAATATGATGTCAACGAGCGTGCTTGACTATTTAGAGCTATCAGATGAATACTCTATTATGGAAATTAAAGCAAGTGACAAAATTGCGGGTCACAGCTTGATTGATTTGGATATTCGTGCACAGTACGGCATTAACATTGTAGGTATTAAAAGGGATGAAACGATTATTGTTTCACCCATGCCACAGGACCCCATTTTATTAGGGGATATTTTATTAATAATTGGGGCAGATGTCGACATTAACCGCTTTGTAAAGAAAGCACTGTAAAGGGAATTTACGGGCGTAGAATAAAAAAACAATGTCAGTGACGCGTCCTAAATACCAGCTAATTGCCGGTATTTAGGACGCCCATATTGCCTTTATTCATAGCGTTTTTCACTGGACGAAGTGTGCTTTGTATTGTGCTTATG harbors:
- a CDS encoding TlpA family protein disulfide reductase: MKLKDALPEFHGATGWLNRKIRKSDLKNITIVHFWSVSCALCKELLPKLYAVAKNYEVDLVAVHMPRQPEDEELATVREAVRQYEMKEAIFLDHNKHLVDIYNPRFIPTYYVFDEQQQLRHIQTAGSMRLIENKIQHLMRMKRQ
- a CDS encoding potassium channel family protein, with amino-acid sequence MKKEFVVIGLGRFGGSIVRELVSLGANVMAIDSTSERVDEYAQIATQAVVANTTDESVIKSLGLWNFEHVIVAIGEDIQASILTTLILKEHGVPQITVKAQNDYHEKVLRKIGADFVVHPERDMGIRIANNMMSTSVLDYLELSDEYSIMEIKASDKIAGHSLIDLDIRAQYGINIVGIKRDETIIVSPMPQDPILLGDILLIIGADVDINRFVKKAL